From the Streptomyces sp. SN-593 genome, the window CCCGGCGTCGCGCCAGGCCGGCACGGCGGAGCGCATGGCCGGCAGCAGCACGTCCGGATCGGGATGGGGGTACTGGATGCCGAGCTCGATGCCGTACGGCGAGTGCTCCTCGCCCGCCCAGTCGTCGGTGCCCGGCTGGTCGAGCGCGAAGCGGGCGTTCAGCCGGGCCTCGAAGGCGGCGCGGCCGGCCTCGGGGTCGGGGTACGCCTTGGGGTGCTCGGGGTGCGGCGACCAGAACGCGCGGGTCCTGACGGCCTCCAGCGCCTGGTCGAGGGTGCCGCGGTGGCGGTCGACCAGGAGCACGGTGGAGAGTTCGGCGGTCATGGGACCAACTCCTCGTCGAGCTGGGCTGAGTGGCGGGGACACCGCTAGATTAACCGAATGTTCGGTCGGGACAAGAGGGACTTCCCGGCCTGTGGAAAACTTCCGGGCCCGCTGCGCGGCGGGCTCCGCGGCGATGCCGACGAACCCGGCGAGGAGAGTGCAACCGTGACCGCACCAGACCTGACCAGCACCGTTGCCGTCGTCGGCGCCGGCACCATGGGCCAGGGGATCGCGCAGGTCGCGCTGGTCGCCGGCCACCGCGTCCTGCTCCACGACGCGGTGCCGGGCCGGGCCGGCACCGCCGTCGAGGCGGTCGCCGCGCGGCTGGACCGCCTGGTGGAGAAGGGCCGGCTGGGTACCGAGGAGCGTGCGTCGGCCCTCGCCCGGCTGGCGCCGGCCGGGACCGTCGCGGACCTGGCGCCCGCCCGGCTGGTGGTGGAGGCCGTGGTCGAGGACCTGGCCGTCAAGCAGAGCCTGTTCGCCGAGCTGGAGCAGGTGGTCGCCGACGACTGCCTGCTGGCGACGAACACCTCCTCGCTCTCGGTGACCGCCGTGGCCGGCGGGCTGCGCCGCCCGGGCCGGCTGGTCGGTCTGCACTTCTTCAACCCCGCTCCGCTGCTGCCGCTGGTCGAGGTGGTCGCGGGCGCCGCCGGGGACCCGGCCGCCGCGACCGCCGCCTTCGACCTCGCCGCGGCCTGGGGCAAGACGCCGGTGCGCTGCACCGACACCCCCGGCTTCCTCGTCAACCGCGTCGCCCGCCCCTTCTACGCCGAGGCGCTGCGGGTCTACGAGGAGCGGGCCGCCGATCCCGCCACCATCGACGCGGTGCTGCGCGGGAGCGGCGGCTTCTCGATGGGCGCCTTCGCGCTCACCGACCTGATCGGCCAGGACGTCAACGAGGCGGTCACCCGCTCGGTGTGGGAGGCGTACGGCCGCGACCCGAAGTTCGGGCCCTCGCTGGCGCAGCGCCGGCTGGTGGAGTCCGGGCGGCTCGGCCGCAAGAGCGGGCGCGGCTGGTTCCCGTACGGCCCGGAGCACACGGCGGCCGAGGTGGAGGCCGCGACCCGTCCGCACACCGCCGACGCGGCCATGGCTCCGTCCTTCGTCACCGTCCTCGGGTCGCTCGGCCCGGCCGCCGAACTGACCGCGCTCGCCGAGGAGGCGCGGGTGGAGGTGCGCCGTCAGGCGGCGGAGCCCGGGACGCCGGGCGCCCTCCTGCTGCCCGGCGGCACCGCCCTTCGGCTGGCCGACGGGCGGCTGCCGGGCGAGCCGTCGATCCAGTTCGACCTGGCACTGGACTACCGGACCGCCTCCAGGGTGGCGATCGCGCCCGGCGCCGGGGTGCACGCCGACGCCGTGGCCGAGGCCACCGGCCTGTTCCAGGCCATGGGCAAGGAGGTCAGCGTCATCCGCGACGTGCCCGGCATGGTGGTCGCCCGCACTGTGGCGATGCTGGTGGACTTCGCGCTGGACGCCGTCGCCCGCGAGGTCGCGTCCGCGCACGACGTGGACACCGCGATGCGGCTGGGCGTGAACTACCCCCTCGGCCCGGTGGCGTGGGGCGAGCGGATCTCGCTGGCCTACGTGCGCGACCTGCTGGACGGCCTGCACGCCTGGTACCCGACCGGACGGTACGCGCCCAGCCCGGAGCTGAGGCGGCGTGCGGCGGCGGCCTCACATGTGGTCTGCTCATGACCATGCCCAAGCGCGACACCTACACGCCGGACTCGCTGCTCGCCGTAGCCGTCGAGGTCTTCAACGAGCGCGGATACGACGGCACGTCCATGGAGCACCTGTCGCAGGCGGCGGGCATCTCCAAGTCCTCCATCTACCACCACGTCCGCGGCAAGGAGGAACTGCTCCACCGGGCGGTCGGCCGCGCCCTGGAGGGCCTGTTCGGCATCCTCGACGAGTCCGGCGCGACCACCGGGCGCGCGGTGGACCGGCTGGAGTACGTCACCCGGCGCACCGCGGACGTGCTGGTCGAGGAGCTGCCGTACGTCACCCTGCTGCTGCGGGTGCGCGGCAACACCGGCACCGAGCGGTGGGCGATGGAGCGGCGCCGGGAGTTCGACCAGCGGGTGGCCGCGCTGCTGAAGGCGGCCGTGGCCGAGGGCGACCTGCGTGCGGACGTGGAGCCCCGGCTCGCCACCCGGCTGCTCTTCGGCATGATCAACTCGGTGGTGGAGTGGTACCGCCCGGACGGCCGCGGTACCGCGCAGGCGGAGCAGCTCGCGGACGCGGTGGTGCGGCTCGCCTTCGACGGGCTGCGGATACAGCGGTGAGGCCGCCGACCCGCCCCGGGACCGCCGGGTGCCCGCCGGACGGGCCCTGCCCAAGATCCTCATCGGCCTTCTAGGCGGTCGGGTAGCCGCCGGGGCCGCGGTCGCGCTCCGGCCAGTCCCGGACCACCAGGTCGGTCTCCTCGAAGACCAGCAGCGTGCGGCTGCTGAGCACCTCCTCGATCGCCTGGAGCCGGGTGAGCACCAGCTCGCGCAGGCTGCGGTTGTCCACCGTGTGCACCAGCAGCAGGACGTCGAAGTCGCCGCTGACCAGGGCGATGTGGACGACACCCGGAAGGGTGACGAGTTTCTGCCGGACCGTCCGCCACGAGTTCTGGACGATCTTGAGCGTGATGTACGCGGACGCGCCGTGCCCGGCGCGTTCGTGGTCGATCCGGGCGCTGAATCCCCGGATCACCCCGTCCTCGACGAGCCGGTTGATCCGCGCGTACGCGTTCGCCCGGGACACGTGCGCCCGCTCGGCCACGGAGCGTATCGACGCGCGGCCGTCCTCCTGGAGCAGCCGCAGGATCACGCGGTCGATCGGGTCCAGAGGTCGGACCCGTGGTGCGTCTTCGGCCATCTGTTCTCTCGCCATCCCCCCGCGGCTCCGTAGCATGGACGTACTGGCTCCATCTCAGGCTGTGCAGAACCGTTTGTCCACAGGCCGAACCACCCCGTAGCCAAAATGCCTCCGGCGACCGAACAATCGGTTGGGAGAGCGTGACCCGCTCGCCACCCGACCGCCACCGGTCCCGATCACGAGGAGGTGCTCGCGATGACCGTCCTGGACACCCCCGCCTGGCGCCCGCGCACCGAGGCCGGGCCGCTGCTGCCCGACCAGGAGCCGTTCCGGCTGCTCGGCACCCCCGAGGCCGCCCGGCTCGCCCCCGACCTGCTCACGCGGCTGTACGCGCAGCTCGTCCGCGGCCGCCGGTTCAACCGG encodes:
- a CDS encoding 3-hydroxyacyl-CoA dehydrogenase, translated to MTAPDLTSTVAVVGAGTMGQGIAQVALVAGHRVLLHDAVPGRAGTAVEAVAARLDRLVEKGRLGTEERASALARLAPAGTVADLAPARLVVEAVVEDLAVKQSLFAELEQVVADDCLLATNTSSLSVTAVAGGLRRPGRLVGLHFFNPAPLLPLVEVVAGAAGDPAAATAAFDLAAAWGKTPVRCTDTPGFLVNRVARPFYAEALRVYEERAADPATIDAVLRGSGGFSMGAFALTDLIGQDVNEAVTRSVWEAYGRDPKFGPSLAQRRLVESGRLGRKSGRGWFPYGPEHTAAEVEAATRPHTADAAMAPSFVTVLGSLGPAAELTALAEEARVEVRRQAAEPGTPGALLLPGGTALRLADGRLPGEPSIQFDLALDYRTASRVAIAPGAGVHADAVAEATGLFQAMGKEVSVIRDVPGMVVARTVAMLVDFALDAVAREVASAHDVDTAMRLGVNYPLGPVAWGERISLAYVRDLLDGLHAWYPTGRYAPSPELRRRAAAASHVVCS
- a CDS encoding TetR/AcrR family transcriptional regulator — encoded protein: MTMPKRDTYTPDSLLAVAVEVFNERGYDGTSMEHLSQAAGISKSSIYHHVRGKEELLHRAVGRALEGLFGILDESGATTGRAVDRLEYVTRRTADVLVEELPYVTLLLRVRGNTGTERWAMERRREFDQRVAALLKAAVAEGDLRADVEPRLATRLLFGMINSVVEWYRPDGRGTAQAEQLADAVVRLAFDGLRIQR
- a CDS encoding Lrp/AsnC family transcriptional regulator, coding for MAREQMAEDAPRVRPLDPIDRVILRLLQEDGRASIRSVAERAHVSRANAYARINRLVEDGVIRGFSARIDHERAGHGASAYITLKIVQNSWRTVRQKLVTLPGVVHIALVSGDFDVLLLVHTVDNRSLRELVLTRLQAIEEVLSSRTLLVFEETDLVVRDWPERDRGPGGYPTA